From a single Pasteurella atlantica genomic region:
- a CDS encoding epoxyqueuosine reductase QueH encodes MEPQHKKRRQKKDPNAPFVRPQLELPNGHKKLLLHSCCAPCSGEVMEAILASGIEFTIYFYNPNIHPLKEYLIRKEENIRFAEKYNIPFIDADYNRADWFERAKGMEDEPERGIRCTMCFDMRFEKAAQYAHENGFPVYTSCLGISRWKDMNQINGCGHRAAEPYDDVVYWDYNWRKGGGSQRMIEISKREQFYQQEYCGCVYSLRDSNRWREASGRQKIEIGKLYYSMG; translated from the coding sequence ATGGAACCGCAACACAAAAAGAGACGTCAAAAGAAAGATCCTAATGCACCTTTTGTTCGTCCACAACTAGAGCTACCGAATGGACATAAAAAATTATTATTACATTCTTGTTGTGCACCTTGTTCAGGGGAGGTAATGGAAGCAATTTTGGCATCAGGAATAGAGTTTACCATTTATTTTTATAACCCAAATATTCATCCATTAAAAGAATACTTAATTCGTAAAGAAGAAAATATTCGTTTTGCAGAAAAATATAATATTCCTTTTATTGATGCAGATTATAATCGTGCAGATTGGTTTGAGCGTGCAAAAGGAATGGAAGATGAACCAGAACGAGGTATTCGTTGTACAATGTGCTTTGATATGCGTTTTGAAAAAGCGGCACAATATGCTCACGAAAATGGTTTTCCTGTTTATACGAGCTGTTTAGGTATTTCTCGTTGGAAAGATATGAATCAAATTAATGGCTGTGGGCATCGTGCTGCAGAACCTTATGATGATGTCGTTTATTGGGATTACAATTGGCGTAAAGGTGGCGGCTCACAACGAATGATAGAAATCAGTAAACGTGAACAGTTTTATCAACAAGAATATTGCGGTTGCGTGTACTCATTGCGAGATTCTAATCGATGGCGAGAGGCAAGTGGTCGTCAAAAAATAGAAATAGGTAAACTTTATTACTCAATGGGATAA
- a CDS encoding serine hydrolase has translation MSKIMNKLHQLGLCVLITSSVAYAQNDIDFTPSLPSLKAQTYVLMDYNSGQVLASLNPNQRHYPASLTKMMTSYVIGSAIKQGYISNDDEVIVSEAAWGYKFPGSSKMFLNLKQKVSVDELNRGIIIASGNDACVAMAEHISGSQEAFINVMNQYVDKFGLKNTHFATVHGLDHPKQYSSAYDMAMIASRIIRDLPEEYKIYSEKEFTFNKIKQRNRNGLLWDKSMNVDGMKTGHTNEAGYNLVASATNSNMRLISVVMGVPTYKGREIESKKLLKWGFNNFETFKSVTANQTIAEQSVYYGEQNKVKLGSFTDSYITIPKGKRAELKVRYDLENKELKAPLIKKQVVGKIIYQLAGKEIASTDLQVMEDVMETNIFGQAWDWCVLTVQGFFN, from the coding sequence ATGTCTAAAATTATGAATAAATTACACCAGTTAGGATTATGTGTATTAATAACATCATCGGTTGCTTATGCTCAGAATGATATAGATTTTACTCCATCTCTTCCATCATTAAAGGCACAAACTTATGTCTTAATGGATTATAATTCGGGACAAGTATTAGCGAGTTTAAATCCCAATCAACGTCATTATCCAGCGAGTTTAACTAAAATGATGACCAGTTATGTTATCGGTTCTGCTATTAAGCAGGGATATATTAGTAATGATGATGAAGTGATTGTTTCTGAAGCTGCTTGGGGATATAAATTCCCAGGTTCATCAAAAATGTTTTTAAACTTAAAACAAAAAGTATCTGTAGATGAATTAAATAGAGGGATTATTATTGCTTCAGGAAATGATGCTTGTGTTGCAATGGCTGAACATATTTCAGGTTCTCAAGAAGCTTTTATTAATGTAATGAACCAATATGTAGATAAGTTTGGTTTAAAAAATACACATTTTGCAACAGTGCACGGTTTAGATCATCCAAAACAATACTCTTCAGCTTATGATATGGCAATGATAGCTTCTCGAATTATTCGTGATTTACCTGAAGAATATAAAATTTATTCAGAAAAAGAATTTACTTTTAATAAGATTAAACAGCGTAATCGAAATGGTTTATTGTGGGATAAATCAATGAATGTTGATGGTATGAAAACCGGACATACTAATGAAGCTGGCTATAACCTTGTTGCCTCAGCGACAAATTCGAATATGCGTTTAATTTCAGTCGTAATGGGGGTACCCACTTATAAAGGTCGTGAAATTGAAAGTAAGAAATTGTTAAAATGGGGATTTAATAATTTTGAAACATTCAAATCTGTGACGGCGAATCAAACGATTGCTGAACAAAGTGTTTATTATGGTGAACAAAATAAAGTAAAACTTGGATCATTTACCGATAGCTATATTACTATTCCTAAAGGTAAAAGGGCAGAGCTAAAAGTACGCTACGATTTAGAGAATAAAGAGTTAAAAGCACCTTTAATCAAAAAACAAGTAGTTGGAAAAATTATTTATCAATTAGCAGGAAAAGAGATCGCCTCGACGGATTTACAAGTAATGGAAGATGTAATGGAAACAAATATCTTTGGGCAAGCTTGGGATTGGTGTGTTTTAACCGTACAAGGATTTTTTAATTAA
- the secE gene encoding preprotein translocase subunit SecE gives MANNNKKKVSEKTAEITLKSKGVNTFLWVIAITLLAVAAVGNVYFTTHFGLLVRVLLMVGLLVAGLVVAALTNEGIRAIRFLKESRLELRKIIWPTRQESTQTTFIVIAITVVVSLALWAMDSIIVQLVTFLTELRF, from the coding sequence ATGGCAAATAACAATAAAAAGAAAGTCTCTGAAAAAACAGCAGAGATCACATTAAAAAGTAAAGGTGTAAATACATTTTTATGGGTAATTGCTATTACGCTTTTAGCGGTAGCAGCAGTTGGAAATGTTTATTTTACAACACATTTTGGTTTATTAGTTCGCGTCTTATTGATGGTGGGCTTATTGGTTGCAGGCTTGGTTGTTGCGGCATTAACTAATGAAGGAATAAGAGCGATTAGATTTTTAAAAGAATCTCGCTTAGAATTAAGAAAAATTATTTGGCCAACACGTCAAGAATCAACGCAAACGACTTTTATTGTGATCGCAATTACCGTCGTGGTTTCTTTAGCCTTATGGGCAATGGATTCAATCATTGTTCAGTTAGTGACATTTTTAACTGAGTTGAGGTTCTAA
- a CDS encoding YjhT family mutarotase produces the protein MKKVFFKSSIAIAALALTQGAFAGSYPALPEVIAGSGTGALVGDTLYVGLGSGSDLFYSLNLKEKEAKWEVVPAFPGGKRNQAVAAGVDGKLYVFGGFHNTEVADNQTAKDAYSYNPADKKWQKLTTRSPFGPSAGTSVTTYKGKIYFFGGVNQNIWDGLFQDAKAAGKEGKGKVFDKYFDMSAEDFLFNSIVTSYEPKTNHWANQGYFPYGGRAGAAFAVVDGKFVVANGELKAGLRTDTTEVGTLGDKGIEWKAMQKLPAPKGDKYQEGIAAVMSGVSHGTYLVTGGANFPGVAENYKKGVNDHRKAKASKTFRSDVYALDMKTGSWKIVGKLPVGTAGAVSVTYGDKVIIAGGKTTGNKALTEVKTMSYDGKTLTVE, from the coding sequence ATGAAAAAAGTTTTTTTTAAATCATCTATCGCAATTGCAGCTCTCGCTTTAACTCAAGGTGCATTTGCTGGATCATACCCTGCTTTACCAGAAGTGATTGCGGGTTCAGGAACAGGTGCATTAGTGGGTGATACCCTTTATGTGGGGTTAGGTTCAGGTTCTGACTTATTCTATTCATTAAATTTAAAAGAAAAAGAAGCTAAATGGGAAGTGGTTCCTGCATTCCCAGGTGGTAAAAGAAACCAAGCTGTTGCCGCAGGTGTTGATGGTAAACTTTATGTTTTTGGCGGTTTCCATAATACAGAGGTTGCTGATAACCAAACGGCAAAAGATGCCTATAGCTACAATCCCGCTGATAAAAAATGGCAAAAACTAACGACTCGCTCACCATTTGGTCCAAGTGCAGGTACCAGTGTGACAACCTATAAAGGTAAAATTTACTTCTTTGGTGGGGTAAACCAAAATATTTGGGATGGCTTATTCCAAGATGCAAAAGCAGCAGGAAAAGAAGGCAAGGGCAAAGTCTTTGATAAATATTTTGATATGTCTGCAGAAGATTTCTTATTTAATTCAATTGTAACCAGCTATGAACCAAAAACCAATCACTGGGCAAATCAAGGCTACTTCCCTTATGGTGGACGTGCTGGAGCAGCCTTTGCCGTTGTTGATGGTAAATTTGTAGTTGCAAATGGTGAACTTAAAGCAGGACTTCGTACGGATACCACAGAAGTGGGAACACTAGGTGATAAAGGTATTGAGTGGAAAGCAATGCAAAAACTTCCAGCTCCAAAAGGCGATAAATATCAAGAAGGTATTGCTGCTGTAATGAGTGGTGTTAGTCACGGTACGTATTTAGTGACTGGTGGTGCAAACTTCCCAGGTGTCGCTGAAAATTACAAAAAAGGTGTCAACGATCATCGTAAAGCAAAAGCAAGTAAAACATTCCGTTCTGATGTTTATGCTTTAGATATGAAAACAGGCTCGTGGAAAATTGTAGGTAAATTGCCTGTGGGTACTGCTGGAGCAGTTTCTGTTACTTATGGCGATAAAGTGATTATTGCTGGTGGTAAAACTACGGGTAATAAAGCATTAACAGAGGTTAAAACGATGAGTTATGATGGTAAAACATTAACTGTTGAATAA
- a CDS encoding septal ring lytic transglycosylase RlpA family protein: MRVIKFFNVLLVAMMTMSTFANAKLSKNDVHVKGAKLLPSKVSTRIYSYRDRGYKYTTLSKEKSARYHAVGMASYYGGKFNGRKTASGEIFNENNFTAAHKTLAFGTYLLVTNLRNGRKIIVRVNDRGPFSKKRILDLSKRAARSLGMLHSGVAKVKVEALQVDQNGYISGKGTASLLKIAKKSGLPLKIKQTSNSTASIIVKVTNFESKDTAYEITRKVKPKTVIEKNGKYYDVLITVDNISQAKKLKNQLTLLTHNKVYIHYKK; the protein is encoded by the coding sequence ATGCGAGTTATAAAATTTTTCAATGTGTTACTTGTTGCTATGATGACAATGAGTACTTTTGCAAATGCAAAATTATCCAAAAATGATGTTCACGTAAAAGGTGCGAAGTTACTTCCATCTAAGGTGTCGACAAGAATATACAGCTATCGAGATAGAGGGTATAAATATACTACCTTGAGTAAAGAGAAATCGGCTCGTTATCATGCTGTTGGAATGGCCAGTTATTACGGTGGTAAGTTTAATGGTCGAAAAACAGCAAGTGGTGAAATTTTTAATGAAAATAATTTTACTGCTGCACATAAAACATTGGCGTTTGGTACTTATTTGCTTGTTACTAATTTACGTAATGGGCGTAAAATTATTGTCAGAGTAAATGATCGAGGTCCATTTAGTAAAAAACGAATTCTTGATCTTTCTAAGAGAGCGGCTCGTTCTTTAGGAATGCTACATTCAGGTGTTGCTAAGGTAAAAGTTGAAGCTTTACAAGTTGATCAAAATGGTTATATTTCAGGAAAGGGAACGGCATCTTTATTAAAAATAGCCAAAAAATCAGGTTTACCATTAAAAATTAAGCAGACGTCAAATTCAACAGCATCTATTATTGTTAAAGTTACAAATTTTGAATCTAAAGATACCGCTTATGAGATAACAAGAAAGGTTAAACCTAAAACTGTTATTGAAAAAAATGGCAAGTACTATGATGTGTTAATTACAGTAGATAATATATCACAAGCGAAAAAGCTAAAAAATCAACTTACTCTTTTAACACATAATAAAGTTTATATACACTATAAAAAATAG
- the rodA gene encoding rod shape-determining protein RodA, translated as MNSTFITYMKKILDIDIWLLLGLLMISCYGLWVLYSASGANERMFNSRLIQITLGFGVLFFMALVPPRVYEFFSPFLYLLCIVLLVLVDVTGEISKGAQRWLNLGFVRFQPSEVAKLAVPLMVATYLGKRSLPPSLKDTFIVLVIILVPTLLVAIQPDLGTSILVFAAGMFILFLAGLNWKLIASGLLGLAIFIPIMWFYLMHDYQKTRVMTLLDPEKDPLGAGYHIIQSKIAIGSGGFYGKGWMQGTQSQLEFLPEPHTDFIFAVLGEEQGMVGIVTLLAIYLFIIARGLIVGMKANSIFGRLISGGTALLFFVYVFVNIGMVSGILPVVGVPLPLFSYGGTSFVTLMAAFGLMMSVYVHQTKQKDTNPYNRKFTEYKY; from the coding sequence ATGAATAGTACATTTATCACTTATATGAAAAAAATATTGGATATTGATATTTGGTTGTTACTTGGATTATTGATGATTAGTTGTTATGGTTTATGGGTATTATATAGTGCGAGTGGTGCCAATGAAAGAATGTTCAATAGTCGATTAATTCAAATAACATTAGGATTTGGTGTACTCTTTTTTATGGCTCTTGTTCCTCCTCGTGTTTATGAATTTTTTTCTCCTTTTCTTTATTTACTCTGTATTGTTTTACTCGTTTTGGTTGATGTAACGGGGGAAATAAGTAAAGGAGCACAACGTTGGTTAAACTTGGGTTTTGTTCGTTTTCAACCTTCAGAAGTGGCAAAGTTAGCCGTACCATTAATGGTGGCAACTTATTTGGGTAAACGTTCTTTACCTCCATCATTAAAAGATACCTTTATTGTACTTGTGATTATCTTAGTGCCAACATTATTGGTTGCGATACAGCCTGATTTAGGTACCTCGATTCTTGTGTTTGCAGCAGGGATGTTCATCCTTTTTTTAGCAGGATTAAATTGGAAGTTAATCGCTTCAGGGCTTTTAGGTTTGGCTATTTTTATTCCGATTATGTGGTTTTATTTGATGCACGATTATCAAAAAACGAGAGTAATGACCTTACTTGATCCAGAAAAGGATCCGCTGGGTGCAGGTTATCATATTATTCAATCTAAAATTGCGATTGGTTCGGGTGGCTTTTATGGAAAAGGTTGGATGCAAGGAACACAATCTCAATTAGAGTTTTTACCAGAGCCTCATACTGACTTTATTTTTGCCGTATTAGGTGAAGAGCAAGGAATGGTTGGAATTGTTACTCTCCTAGCGATTTACCTTTTTATTATAGCAAGAGGATTAATTGTAGGAATGAAGGCAAATTCAATATTTGGGCGTTTAATCTCAGGAGGAACAGCGTTATTATTTTTTGTTTATGTCTTTGTAAATATAGGTATGGTGAGTGGCATTCTTCCTGTGGTTGGTGTACCATTACCCCTTTTTAGCTATGGAGGAACATCTTTTGTGACTTTAATGGCGGCATTTGGTTTAATGATGTCTGTTTATGTACATCAAACAAAACAGAAGGATACCAATCCTTACAATAGAAAATTTACAGAATATAAATATTAA